In Syntrophorhabdaceae bacterium, a single genomic region encodes these proteins:
- a CDS encoding tyrosine-type recombinase/integrase → MVRPSIFSLLKDAIEDYKLTRELDGFAPKTVSDHYYILNKLMADLGPIKTGDITPSMIKTHLHKLKQAPKRGTGEWAQRWRHYALKGFFKFCLKEGYIQENPYTMDEPKVPDPVKPVFTPDELQAMLDCKTRNYDRDRAILLTLMDSGVRLKELAGMERSHIDFKEGTLLIPRPKNLSGRVVVLSRPTLKAIHSYLRTHDEPRVWLTEESKPITISGLSQIIKRISTESLGKASGPHKFRHTYAACFLDSGGDISALQSLLGHKTLKMVVDYAKATQDRRARIQGKQYSPVERLGLK, encoded by the coding sequence ATGGTTAGACCTTCTATATTTTCACTCCTTAAGGATGCAATTGAGGATTACAAACTAACCAGGGAACTGGACGGGTTCGCCCCCAAGACGGTCAGCGACCACTACTACATCCTGAACAAACTGATGGCTGATCTCGGGCCTATCAAGACAGGCGACATCACGCCCTCCATGATTAAGACGCACCTACACAAACTCAAGCAGGCCCCCAAAAGGGGAACCGGCGAATGGGCGCAACGCTGGCGGCACTATGCCCTCAAAGGATTCTTCAAGTTCTGCCTCAAAGAGGGGTACATCCAAGAGAATCCCTACACTATGGACGAGCCAAAGGTGCCCGATCCTGTAAAGCCCGTATTCACCCCGGACGAATTACAGGCCATGCTAGACTGTAAGACGCGTAACTATGACAGGGACAGGGCCATTCTGTTGACCCTGATGGACTCCGGGGTGAGGCTCAAGGAGTTGGCCGGTATGGAGCGGAGCCATATTGATTTCAAGGAAGGGACTCTATTGATCCCCCGGCCCAAGAATCTATCCGGGCGCGTTGTGGTCCTCTCTAGGCCCACGTTAAAGGCGATCCATAGCTATCTGAGGACGCACGACGAGCCTAGAGTGTGGCTGACTGAGGAATCCAAGCCCATAACGATCTCCGGTCTGTCCCAGATCATCAAGCGGATCTCCACTGAATCCTTGGGCAAAGCCTCCGGGCCTCACAAATTCCGACATACCTACGCAGCTTGTTTCCTTGACTCAGGTGGGGATATCTCAGCACTGCAAAGCCTGTTAGGGCATAAGACCTTGAAGATGGTTGTGGACTATGCCAAGGCCACCCAGGACAGACGCGCCCGAATCCAAGGGAAGCAATACAGTCCAGTCGAAAGGCTCGGGCTGAAATAG